TGGCGGATAAATTCTAGTTGCTTTTTGTACTGCTGGTATTTGGAGCCTTTCTTACTCCAAAACTCTGTTAAAATCTCACAGGGATAATCTGAACAATCAACACAAGTCTGCAACCCTTTCCCCTCAAAACAACAAACCTTCATTTTACATCTCGCCTTACTCAAGTCCCTCTCCCCTGAGTCATAACCTAATTTGCAGCCCCGACAAGTTCGTTCATTGGGGTATTTCTCCTTCTGTTGCTGGATACACGTCTTACAGTATGCACCACAACAACCAATTTCTTTAACAGTCAATAAGCATCCCCAAGCGCTTTTTGTTCCTCAGACTTTTTTTAACTATTGTTCTGTTCGTTTTTATTGGTTATACCATGAATTCAGGCAACCTAAAGGTTTGTTACGTCATATTAGTATACTAATAGAAGTTCTATATTGAAAACAACCTTTTTTGTTGTTTTTCCAACAAGGAACAAATTTTGTTCTAGTGTAAAATGTCGGGGCGGTCGCTTGCGATGCCGTCTACGCCTTTTTTCTTGTATTCTTCGACATCTTCTTTTTTGTTGATTGTCCAAACAATCACTTTCAAGCCATTCTCATGGGCTTTTTTGATGTTTGCAGAATGCGTGAAACTATACAAGGATAACAAATATTCTGCCTTCAAATCTAAGGCTGTTTGTATCGGATTTTTGTGGCGAACATAAATTAACCCTGTTTCTACGGTTTGGTTTAATTCTCGAATTTTTTTAAGAGCCTCTTCGTGAAAGGAAACCAAAATCACGTTATCTGCTAGCCCTTTTTTCTGAACCATATCCAAAACTTGTTCTGCGGTTTCAGCTTCTTTTATTTCCACTAAAACTTTTACTTTTTTGCCTACTGCATCCAAAACATCATCCAAGGTGGGTATTTGCTCATCTTTGTCAGTAACTAGTTTTTGGATCTGATCCAAGGTAAGCTCGTTAACTGCTCCCTCACCGTTGGTGGTCTTGTTTACATCTGCATTGTGGATAACCACTAGTTTTCCATCTTTTGTTTTTCTTACATCCAACTCAACTGCGTTTGCTCCAAGCTCGACTGCTTTTCTAAAACTACTCAACGTGTTTTCAGGCTCGTATGCACGAGCACCCCTGTGACCAATTTTTAGCATAAAACCACCAAACAATACAAAAATAATGTCAAGAAAAGTAAATGAAATTTGCCATGCTTTTTGATTTTTGGATTTCCACAGAGTCTCCAGCGTCTAACTCGATAAAGTCTTCGTTATTATCTGCAAGCAACCAAGCAGGCCCACGAGTTACAGTCAATCCAATAACAGAATCTTCTGGAACTACTATGCTGGGCTCTTTTTTATTATGCAAATTATTAAAAGAAATCCCAATTCCTTGTTCAAAGAACTTTCCCCCAGTTGCTTTGTAGTATCCAGTAGCTCCAAACGGAGTAGAAACAATCACGCCATCGCCGATGAGTTCATCGTATTGTTTTCCGTTCACAGAAAACAAAAAACGAACAGCATAAATGGGCAACTTGAGATGAATCTGAATCTCATTAAGACCAACAAGCTTTTTGCCCTTGGCGGTGGTCTCGACCTTCATTTCAGAATAAATTTGATAATCTCCAGCCTTAATCCTCTTCAAATAGTCCCGAAACTTGTCGGGGTCATAATCATAGGGGCGACAAACCCGTGAAGTTTTCAAAATCAGTTTAGGCACCTCGGGGTACTCCCGTTCACCAAACAAAACTGTACCATCCCCCCCGTAGCAAACAACAAAATCGGGGTTTTTGTCTACAACTTCAAATCCTTCTGCAGTTAAAATTTCTTTAACAGTTGAAGGGTCCAGCCGGAAAACGACTTTAACTTTTTTCAGCTTTTTTGGGTCCTTCGCCAGAATGCCAACCATATTTTATCATTCCGATTAGGAGTTATGCATTGGGAGTAAGAACTGTATGTGCCAAGTAAAAAACATTTACGCATCCTAGAGACTAAACAATCTCGGGGAAGCGCCTGCGCAAAATTAGTGCAACTGGAATCCCAATTAAGCCTCCAACTGCAATCTGAGCAATGTTAGCTGGAACTTCAGCTAGTGCCGCGCCAATTCCCCAAAGGTAAACTTCAACTAGAAAGTATCCGATTGCCATTTCTGTTCCTGCGATCAGCACAGCTAAAACGTCTCTGTATGCACTTTTTTTGTTTGCAATTAGTCCGGCAATAAATCCTTCCAGTCCTTTAATCACTAATGTCGGAAGAGCAAACAACGGAAATCCAATAATGTCCGCAATTGCAGAACCCAGGCCTCCTGCAACGCCTCCGATTAAGGGATTAAATGCAAGGGCTGAAACAAAAATCATAACGTCCCCCACGTTAAAGTATCCACCCATGGGGTTGGGTATCCGAATTATCAAGGTGCCCACTGCGACAAGGGCTGACATTACCGCCATCAAAGAAAGCTGAAGAATAGATTTTTGTTGTTTGGCCACTAGAACCACAAAAATAGTCTAGTTATAACTATACTATTAAAAGTTTCTTTCAAAGCAACAACTTCAAATCATCAAGAGCCACCAAAGCCCTCTTGCCACGATCAGTAATTCGAAAATACTTTCTTCCATCTTTTTGATAAGAAACCAAAACACCACGACCCGCCAAACCATTCAAATGCTGATAAATTGCAGCACGAGTCATTGTTTTTCCAAGTTTTTTCCACAAATCATAACCATATGTGTCCTCAGCTGCTAAAATCCGCAAAATCTTTTCCTTTGTGCTTAATTCAGAACCCACTTTTGCAGTTTTTCTTTTCTTCACCAACGCCTGAAGAGCCTCTGTTGCTTTTAAACCACTGCCAGTAATCAAGCAAACAACAGATTCGTCAGCCGCGACAACGCCCGTGCCCAACAATTTTTTTAGGGCAGCAATTGTAGCAGAACTAGAAGGCTCAGCAAACACTCCTTCAAGGCGGGCAACTTCTTTTTCTGCGGCAAAGATTTCAGAATCTTGAACAGTAACTGCAATACCCCCTGAGTCGTTTATTGCGTGAATGGCTTTTTTGCAATTTAGGGGTTCTTTAACAAATATTCCCAGGGCATGGGTGTATGATTCACAAGCCTCAGTTACAGTTGAAGCTTTTTCTTCAAAGCAGTCAACTATAGGGGCACATCCAGTTGCTTGAACTCCAATCATTTTTGGAAGCTTATCGATTTTTTGTAAAGCATAAAGGTCTTTGAAGCCCTTCCAAAGGGAGTATATGGTTCCTCCGTTTCCCATTGATACTACAAAGCAGTCCGGAACTTCAAACTGTTCAACTACTTCGTAGCTGATAGTTTTCTCTGCTTCTATGCTTAAGGGATTAAACTCGGCAGTAGCTTGATACCAACCTGTTTCTTTTGCCAGAGCCTGTGCCCGAACAATTGATTCATCAACAGTTTCTCCATGCTCTTCTATTACTGCATCATAAATCAACATCTGGGCTAATTTACCTACATCAACCATTTTTGGAACAACAACATTGCAAGTTAACCCCGATTTTGCACAATACGCCGCCATAGAGGCTCCCATGTTGCCGTTAGAAGCACAAATCACTGAATCCAGACCATAATCTAACGCGTTTGAAACCATCAACGCCGCACAACGGTCACGAAACGAGTTAGTTGGGTTGCGGGTTTCATCTTTCAGATACAAATTTTTTAACCCTAGTTTTTTAGCCAACCGCTCCGCCTTGTGCAGAGGCGTTCCCCCTTCACCTAAGGTCACAAGGTTTTTGACGGCAGGCAAGTAATGCTTGAATTTCCAAAAGGTGAACCGCTTGGAGAGTTCAACATCTTTTAGTTCTTCAAAATCATAAGTAAAGTCAAGAAGATTTCCACATTTTTCACAAGAGTATTTTGGGGGAAAAACAGGAAAAACTGACAAACAGTTGCTACACTGCAAAATCGCCATTTACCCAAAACTCCTGTTCAAAAAAGAGTTAGCCTACAGCTTTTTATGGATTACTTAGTAAAATTAAATAATCAAAAACTGTTTTCAAGTCTTTTGTTAGAAACTAGCAATCCCCCTTTGTTTTCGGAGCAATCAAACCAGTTCCAGAGTTCATCTATTGCTTTTTGGGAACAACCACATGTTTTTTACATTTTTCAAAAAAGATTTGTCTATGCAAAGGGTGGAATTCTTCGATTGTTGGTCTATCTATGCAGATAATTAAAAGGTTCTGAAGCCAGAATCCGTTTTGTAGATAGTAACAGCACAAATACACAAGCTTTAATCAACGAACAGCAAATAAAAAGACGGTTTTGTTTCCCGTTAATTTTGTTGATTCCATTTTTTCAGGAATTTTTCTGCGTTGGTTCTTAATTTTTTCCGTGAACTGCCCGTACAAGATTTTACAAAATTAATTACTTCTTCTTGTTGTTTGTCTATTTTGTCAAAATACATATCAAAAGAGCTGATGGCATGTTGGGCGATGACTTTTTTGCATTCTTCAGTTAAGTGAGATGTAGTAGAAAGGTTTTGCACTTTAAGCAGTTCAGCAGTGATTTTTGGAGCAAGGTAAGGTTTTGCAGTAGCTATTTTGCCCGAGGCCCCAACAACATTAGCTACAGTGATCATGTGCTCCGCATCCAAGAAACTGTAGTATTTGTCAAAAATTGTATCAAATTTTTTGTCTTCATCAACCTGCGCTAAATTTGCAAGTATCCCAAAAGCGGTCCAGATTAAGATGCGATATTCACTATCAAGTAACTTGACAAAAAAATCAAAATCAGCATACAACAGTTTGGGTTGTTCTTCGCTTAGTTCCAACAAAACGTTAGAGCATCCATATCTCACGTTAGCTCGTTTGTGGTCTACACCCTCCAGTAACAATGGAACTAAACTTGAATCCTGTTTGACGGCTTTGAGTAGTTCTTCTTTAGTTATGGTTTTATTCAAAAGACCTTGAGCTAATTCATCAAATCCAGTAATCGTGGGTATTTTTCCCCCAAAGTATGGTTACTTAATGAGAAATATGCTGTTTATTCATATAACTATTTTTTATTAAAAAAATTATTCAACAATTAACGAGTTCCAGAACTGGTTATAAGGGTTGAATTTTCGTTCAACTGGATAGAAAGATACCGTCCATAATCAAACCAGCAGTCATTATCAACGATGTCTGCTAATGTTTCGTTCATCATTTCTTGGAAGATTTCATAAAACTGGTCAGCGTCCTCTTGTGAGTCCCAACAAATGTTCCAGGTAAACAAGAAGTCATCACCATTTTCGTAGTAACTAAAAACATCTCCTCCCCAGCCCGCTGATGCCTCTTCGGCGTCTTCTGCAGAAATCCAGTGGTCTAACATAACATAGATGAAGTATTCACCGAAACGGTCAGTTTTTGTTAAATTCCAATCTCCAGTTACTGTTGGAGCCTCAACGGATAATGCATTTTCCTTTGAAAGATACTTTTCGGGATGCAGTATCTGCTCCGTAGTGGTAGGCAAACTGGTGTAAGCTTGGTTTACTGCGTCCCATCCGCCTTGCTGGTGTATTGCTTTAACAAATTCTACGCCGTAGCGGTACACAAAGCGGTTAAGCCAATTAATGGTTTCTGGAATACTAGATGTACTTGGCATACTAACCTGTGCAGAAGCAGGCACAACTCCATCGTTTTTGTAGGTATCCGCCATTAAAGTAGCATCGCCTTCTTTGAGGGAGCTTAAAGCTTTGGAACCATCAAATGTTGTTCGTCGGGGCAATGAATAATCATCTTGCATAATGTGAGTTAATTCATGAACAAAAGTTGATGTCACACTGGAGTTTTTGGTAATGTCAAAATTGTCCTCCACCACATAGATTTTGCCGTTCCATTTTGCCGCATGATACATCCCCGTCCACGACAGCTTAACCTCATACAAATCAGCATCCTGAGGAATCATAAACAAAACCTTGTAGGTGTTTTCTTCGATGGTGGTTTGTTCTTTGTCGATGTATCCTACTCCCCAGTTTTCTATAACCCAACTTTGATTAACAACCTCCAAAACCACTTCCCGAACAGGGGCTCCTCGTATTTGCTGATATTCGTCGCTTGCTTTGTCCAGTAACTGCTCAGCCAAAAGACGATATTCCTCACCCTGAGGACCATTATCCACTAGTAATATCCATACAGTAACAGCACTAACAACTAGAACCGCAACAAGAAACAGAGCAACAGTTTTTGACTTTTCCAGAACTAACGCCATCCTGTCAGACAAAAAGTAACAGTTACGTTTACTCATTAAATTTTCTAAAAACAACTAAACACATTTCGTGGAGGTGGGGAAGGGAATTGAACCCTTATAGAGTGAGTCTGCAGAATTGGTTTTGGTTTTATTATTAACCATTTCTTTTAACTCCTTTTAAGTAAGAACATAATGCATTATTCATCTAATAAATAAATTGATGTTGTTTCAGTTGTGTTGCATATTCAGGTAAAGTTCGTACGTTGTGGAAATTTATTTTTCCCAAATTTTCTCTCCATACTTTTCAAAGAGCAAACGTAGGGCATCTCGTACAATTTCTCCTTTTGATGCGTATACTCCTTTGTTGATTAGCTCTTCCATAGTTTCGGCATATGCTTTGGTCAGTCTTATGGTTAGTGAAAGTTTCAGCCCCTTTGACAAATGTATCACTAACCAATTAAAATATGTGTACACTAGATAATATTAAGCGTTAATTATTAATGCTGGAGCAAGACATAATGTTTGGCAGTGACATAAATGAAAAAATACATTAAAATTGGTAAATATACAATAAAAATCTGGATTTTTTCTATTCTCCTAGTTTCAATAATTGCTAGTGGAGTTATAGCAAATCATGTAATACAAACATTAACAATCAAAGTTGACATAGGTGAACCACTGGAAATCTTGTCTTTTCCAACAGAGTTGAACCTCTATCCAAATGAAAGAGAAGAATTCAATGTAACACTGATTAACCATGCATCTGCTAACTACTCAGTAACACTAACCTGTTCATTGAGTGACACATCATATCAAGAGAACTACGTAACATTTAGTGATGAAACATTTATAGTGGATTCAGGCGAACAAAACTTGACAGTATGGCTCGAAGTAGACTCTTATGCCCCATCAATCAACACTTCTTTAATTGTAGATGTTCAAAGAATTGCAGGTGATGAATTTAACAGCAAAACTCTGAGTTCTGACTGGTCAGTTGTTGACCCTACTGAAAGTTCCACATTTGAATTAAATTCAAAATCTGGGTATCTTACAATTTCTACAACAGCTAGTTCAGACGTAGACCTTATGGGTGGAGTGAACTTTAATGCACCTAGAATTTTGCAATCAGTTGAAGGAGATTTTACTGTAGAAACTAAAATTTGGGCAGTTACAACAGATAACATTCAATCTGCAGGAATCGTTCTATGGATAGATGAAAATAATTTCTTAAGGCTTGAAAGAGCACAACGATATGACAACCAAGAAATTCTTTTCATTGGAACTATTGATGGAGACTGGAGTATGTCTTCTGCCGAATCTTCCAATCCTGGAGAGGTTCTACAAATAACTACAATCAATCCAACCTTCCTTAAGTTAGAACGCAAAGACAATGTCTTTTATGGTTACTACTCTAAGGATGGTCAAAACTGGAACCTGATTACAAGTATTGAATTAGATGTTGAGAATTCAACTCAAATTGGATTATATGTGGTAAACCGCTTGTCGTATGGTTCATCTTCATTTCTTGCGAGTTTTGATTATTTCCGACTTAGTTGAACTAAGTTGGATACATAACTCCTTTTTTCTCTTTTTCAAACTCTTTTTGGTCTGAACTTAAAAAGACATAAATTCTTTCTTTAAGCATGCCTATCTGTTTGTGCATGTATTATTATTAATTTTTTTCATAAATTCTCAATAAGGCTAATTTATTTTTATTCTTGGATACTACTTTGAATAAATTCTATGGATAGCTAAAGTCATCTTCGCAAAAGCAGTTGCAGCTAATAATTCCAATAAATTTTCTTGAGTAGCACTCCAAATAATTTCTATTTTAGGTGTAGTTGGGTCTTGAAGTATTTCTTTTAAAATTATGTTATCTTTTGTTGAAATCTTCTGATTTAGGATTTCATTTCTAGTTTCCTTATCAAGATATTTCACCATTTTTTTGAAACTCCTTGCCATCATCATGTTTGTTAATACAATATGATTTTTAGTAGCTGTTGGAAATTTTGGAATTTGTAATGGGTGAACAGCAATCTCATTTCGTAGTTCTCTCAGAAAGTTTGCTTCTTCTCTAATTTTCTTTAATTTTTTATTTCTGTTTGTTTTATCAACAAGTTTACCAAAGGGCACTCGTTTGATTTCAAATTCCCATAATGTCTCCTCGGGGTCTAATGAAGAGATAATAAGTTCTTCTTTTATTGCTCGTTCGACGGCGCTTGCGCAAGAAAATATACAACTTCGATAACAACCGTTAATGAAATTAATTCTGGCTTCATTTCTAAAACTATCTACAGCGTGAGGTATCTTTTCAAGATTAACTAAACTGTCAATTGAAAAAATGTATGAAAAATTTTTTAATCGTTTATCAAAAGTATCACTGTCTTTTTTTATTAAGAGTTCTTTTGAATTGATTTGTTTTTCATTATTTTTTGACAATATATTCAATCTTCCTTATTTGTTCTCATTCGCCTTCACACTTGATTTTTGATTTGTATGCTGGATTATCTTCATAGTCGTAAAAGAAAATTTCTGTTTCAATTGTTGCACAAGGTTTACTGTGATTTACCCATGCTTCAATAATTTGGGGGTGGACTGGATTCGAACCATATCTTGGTTTGAGCAATCCATATTTGTTCAACCTTTGAATGACAGGTTTGTGAACAACATTGAGTATGAAAGCACCTGCCAAAGCATCTCTAACAATTTGCAAATTGGCTAATTTAAAAGTCTCTTTAGTAAAATTATGTTTGATTTTGTTGTGGTTTGACCACCATTTTGGCACTAACTTCTTGGTTGTGTTATATCCTTTGAAGGGAAAAATTGTAATCCTTTCTGGTATCGTTTTTAAAACAGCTCTTCTTTCGGATAGTGAATATTCCTCTTCAATTGGAAGAAAATCTAGTATTTCGGGAAATCTTTTGTCTCCATGCTCATCTACTGGATTCAAAAGATTTGGATATTTGCTATGAAATTCTGGAAAGATAGCGATTTCTTTGAAAACTGAATCTATGTGAGAACATATACCCAATAATAAGTTAGCTAATCTAAAAGAATGTGTGTTTTCATTCCCTTCCAAATAGGGTACATACTGCAAGTAATTTTGGAATTGAAGTTCTAAATCTTTGTAATATTCCCAGAAATACCCGTCTTCAAAAGCATCTTTCTTTTCAATCATTTTTATTCACAACATAATTAATTGTGTGAACGTAATTTTTTATAATAAGATTAAAAAATTAGATGAGTTACAGCTATTTAAAATTTTATAATAGAAGTTAATATTATTGTATCTAGTGAACTAAACTGAATACTCAAGAGGAAAATGAAGAAGTATCTTCAGGAGACATTGAGTCTTATTGCCTAAGTCAACGTTACTGGGTTAGACTATATTGTTTTGCTTTTACTTTTTTACTGATTTTTATTCCCAACACTAGTTTAATGGGTTGGTTAATGCAATATGCTGAAACATTGATAGTTGAATTAATTGTTTTAGTTTTATGGTTTTTAATACCAACCTTGCTATCATTACCCTGCCTTTTTATGGTAAAAATCCAAAGACGGATTACTTCGGGTTGGAATTATTCGCGTGTTCATTCACTTCAAAATATCTCAAGAATTTATCTTGTTTTTTCTTTTTCATTTTTAATCGGAGTATTTTTTGATTTAATTTTATTGCCCCCCAATTTTGAATGGTTAGTGTTTGTCGTTTCTTACTTTATGTTCATTGCAGTTACTATGTGGAGGATTTTTTCACCAATTGGAGAATCCATCTTAGCTTTTAATGCATTTTTACTTGAGGCTCAAACTTATGTTGAATTACCTGATTTTGAGCTTATCTTTCATGGCTTTTCGAAAATGAAGGCACGACTTCGACATTTCAATTTTAACATTTCACCAAATGAACAAGCGTTGGGTATGTTACGTTCTTACCTTAAAAATGAATGTGAAACTAAAAGGGATATCAATAGAATTGTTGAATGGTTAAATAATTCTTGGTGCGAAGAAAATCTTAATGAAGTTCTAAGAATATTTAGTAAATACAATTCTTTTGCTATCCATGAAAAAGAGTTAGGCATTCATGAAAAACCTACATGGAATTTTGATTTTATGGAATTTCTTGGCATCTTTATAGTTCCTGTTCTTGTTGCGATATTGACTGTTTTTGGACCAAAATTATTGGAAATCATTGGTGGCTAATTCCAAAAACCCATATTGTCTGTTGGGAGTACGATAAAAATATACGTAATTTTTAACAGAAAAATGTATATTAAGTAGAACTGATATATAGTATAGTAGCCACTGTTAGGAGGCGTTTTTATGCTTATTAAAACAGAAATAGACACTCATGTACTAACTTTGAAACAAATAGAGCTTAGTACATTTAATGATGCTTTAAGAGAAATTACTGGTGAGAATTCCAAGATTTTTAATCGAATGTTACAAAGGCACATGAATCATACTGAAGACCTTTCAGTATTGCGAACAGTTGAAGATAACACCAAAACTTTATTGAATTCACTTGATGTGTTGATTAATTCTAAACAGCTAATTTCCGATTACTCAGACGCAGAGAGCATAACCTCTTTACTAAAAGCAATTGAAGAATATTTTACCAAATTTGGATTAGAAACAGCATTAGCTACACAACTAAGAAAAGCATACCTCAAGGCACATGAGTGCCTCAAAAAACTAGACAAACCAACTGAATTATCAAATGACCCGAATGATGCAAATACAATCTATCTCGAATCTTATCAAAAGTTTCTAAACGAGAACGTTTCCAGAGTTCAACAAGGACTGGCTGTTAAAGACAAAAAATCAGATTGGAACATTGATGGAAGCACTCCAAAAGGAACCATACAATGCTTAGCACTTGAAGATTCTCTTAGACACCTCAAAACTGGACTAGACTTTAGCAAAAGTAGAGGAGACCTACAAAATATCTTAGGTACAAAATCTAGAGCAGACATAACTGATGAAGTAATTGCATCTGTTTGTAAAAAAATAGCACAAGATAAACGAAAAAAACTTGTTAACAAAATAAAATCTCTCGAAGGAATCCAAGAACAAAACCTATCTGAAGACGAACAACTTGCCAAACAATTAATTGTTAGGGCTAAGAGGAACAGGCAGTGAAAGAACTGCAAAAAAGTAAACCCTACAGCTGGGTTACCTTAGGATGTCACCAAAGAGACATTCTAACAGTTCTTTATTACTGTCCAGTTCCACTTCCATTGATGAAAATAGTTGAATTTCTTTCTAACCAAAGTAATTCTCCTCCGAGCTATTTTCAGATATGGAGGAGCCTAAACAAACTAAAGCAGAAGGTATTAGTGCAAAAAATACCCAGAGGCTACGTTATCACAGCTAAAGGACTTGAGCACTTTAACAAAAGACGAAACCTAATCCAGCAAACCAACCCCTTGCTAAAGGAAAGAAATGAAGCTTCACTCAATACAGGAGGATGTATTTAGTGGAGCCAATCAATCC
This is a stretch of genomic DNA from Candidatus Bathyarchaeum sp.. It encodes these proteins:
- a CDS encoding ribbon-helix-helix protein, CopG family, coding for MSKGLKLSLTIRLTKAYAETMEELINKGVYASKGEIVRDALRLLFEKYGEKIWEK
- a CDS encoding ECF transporter S component — encoded protein: MAKQQKSILQLSLMAVMSALVAVGTLIIRIPNPMGGYFNVGDVMIFVSALAFNPLIGGVAGGLGSAIADIIGFPLFALPTLVIKGLEGFIAGLIANKKSAYRDVLAVLIAGTEMAIGYFLVEVYLWGIGAALAEVPANIAQIAVGGLIGIPVALILRRRFPEIV
- the thrC gene encoding threonine synthase, with product MSVFPVFPPKYSCEKCGNLLDFTYDFEELKDVELSKRFTFWKFKHYLPAVKNLVTLGEGGTPLHKAERLAKKLGLKNLYLKDETRNPTNSFRDRCAALMVSNALDYGLDSVICASNGNMGASMAAYCAKSGLTCNVVVPKMVDVGKLAQMLIYDAVIEEHGETVDESIVRAQALAKETGWYQATAEFNPLSIEAEKTISYEVVEQFEVPDCFVVSMGNGGTIYSLWKGFKDLYALQKIDKLPKMIGVQATGCAPIVDCFEEKASTVTEACESYTHALGIFVKEPLNCKKAIHAINDSGGIAVTVQDSEIFAAEKEVARLEGVFAEPSSSATIAALKKLLGTGVVAADESVVCLITGSGLKATEALQALVKKRKTAKVGSELSTKEKILRILAAEDTYGYDLWKKLGKTMTRAAIYQHLNGLAGRGVLVSYQKDGRKYFRITDRGKRALVALDDLKLLL
- a CDS encoding DUF3795 domain-containing protein, with amino-acid sequence MTVKEIGCCGAYCKTCIQQQKEKYPNERTCRGCKLGYDSGERDLSKARCKMKVCCFEGKGLQTCVDCSDYPCEILTEFWSKKGSKYQQYKKQLEFIRQNGYEEFLKIANNWKGPRGKLQIP
- a CDS encoding DUF1349 domain-containing protein: MKKYIKIGKYTIKIWIFSILLVSIIASGVIANHVIQTLTIKVDIGEPLEILSFPTELNLYPNEREEFNVTLINHASANYSVTLTCSLSDTSYQENYVTFSDETFIVDSGEQNLTVWLEVDSYAPSINTSLIVDVQRIAGDEFNSKTLSSDWSVVDPTESSTFELNSKSGYLTISTTASSDVDLMGGVNFNAPRILQSVEGDFTVETKIWAVTTDNIQSAGIVLWIDENNFLRLERAQRYDNQEILFIGTIDGDWSMSSAESSNPGEVLQITTINPTFLKLERKDNVFYGYYSKDGQNWNLITSIELDVENSTQIGLYVVNRLSYGSSSFLASFDYFRLS
- a CDS encoding glycerophosphodiester phosphodiesterase family protein translates to MLKIGHRGARAYEPENTLSSFRKAVELGANAVELDVRKTKDGKLVVIHNADVNKTTNGEGAVNELTLDQIQKLVTDKDEQIPTLDDVLDAVGKKVKVLVEIKEAETAEQVLDMVQKKGLADNVILVSFHEEALKKIRELNQTVETGLIYVRHKNPIQTALDLKAEYLLSLYSFTHSANIKKAHENGLKVIVWTINKKEDVEEYKKKGVDGIASDRPDILH